ATACAGAAGAGGACCTGGTACTTCACCAACAAGAGTTTCTAAGCTATTGATTTGGCTTGTAGAgtcataattattaattataattGTGCCCGGCATATAATTAGCATTAGACACTTGTTGCTGCAATGTCTCAGCTGGATAATAAGCCTCAGAAGAGAATCCATTAGAGCCATCAAGAGCAACCGCTTCCATTGGACCAACGACATTTGATGAATAGGAAGAACAAAACAGTTTAATAGTATCATCATCCAAAACCTTGGAATTCTGGCCATCTTGAAAGGCTGTTTTTACCAGTTCCATAGCATAAGCCTATTATCACATGAAGTAGAAAGGGAATAAAAGCAAGTCAGTCATTAATCCTCATGACAAAATATTACTGTACCTAATTCTTTTTGCTAACTATATATTCGGTATCGATCTGGAACCACAAACTAATTCTAATTTAGGCCACGTAAAGCCTACTAAAGAGGACAACACTCCCGGCCAGAATCTTTTTCTCGGGACTTAAAATTCGAGACCTGTAGTTAAGAATGACTCTTCCATCCTTGCCAGTGACAAAATATTAGTATACTGCTTGCTTGTTGaataaaaatgttaaaaaggaagtgaaaaaaggtaaaattagAACCTTATGAGGTCCAGTCAGCTTTTCGACCGACAGGAACTGCCCCTCTTGGTATATTCCGAGCAATTCTCCCACATCACTAAATACCACTGGTACGCTTTCCTGGGAATGGGCAGAAGGATACACGTATCTTTTCAAGTCAAGTTTACTCTTTGCCTGGTTAACTGCTGCATCCAATTTCTTAACGCACATATGCCTGCCGATGATCTTTACATATGCAATATGCAAATGTTTCAGTAGTTCATTATGCAACATGAACAAAAAGAGAAAGTGCACTAGATTGGCCTTAGTAAAACAAATTAACATCATAGTGAAgacaaaatatcaaattaaaacagCTAGCTAGAAGTTTCAATTCATAACTCTTTAACTAGTTAAAACATGTAACCAGCTATGacgaccaaaaaaaataataaactacCGGCCGGCAGGTGAAATCATGGAGCTGAGATGCAAGCTACAGCTTGAACCGCTTGCCAATAGACGGGAAGTGGGGGAAAATATCTATGGAGCTGAGATATAAGTTGGCTCCCTACCCTTACTAATTAATTTTGCTTATCTCTGCAACTACTGGTCCAACTATTTTTACCATCCATATTAGATATGATGGACAGGAATAGTAACCTTCATCCGAAAGAGGttaaagtaaaattttaattaagcaCTAAAAGTTTTTATATCCTCAACTATATATGCTGTTGAAGCGATTTCTATTAAGAGGGGCGAAAAGTCTTACTTTTAGTAGGTTATCACGGTTcagaaaatattgaattaacAAGTCCCTGACAGTTTTAATGTTTTCCTTCATTAAACGATCATGATAAGTACCGTCATTGCCAATCGTCTGCAGTTTCCATACTTGATCATCAAGATTTAGAGGCCTCTTGCTCTTGGGCACTGcaaaattcaaacaatatttataTATGCAGCATTGGGATCAAATTTAGGAACAAGAATATATGATTAATTAGAAAGTCTTACTGGAACGACGATCCATCACGAAGAATGGTTCAGTGGCTGCTTCCTTAATTCTAGTTCCAATATCGTAGGGATGCACAGCTCTTGCACCTAGTCTCAACTCACGTTTTCTCATAGGGTTTTTAGTATGTTTGAATGAAATATGACTTACAGAAACTGTGCCATCTTTCAATCTGACATGAGGATCTCCTCGAATCAGCGATTTGTCACCAGTACAACTTGCAAAGTCTTTCTCAAGGACAACTATTTCCACCTCTGCTGATGCTTCTGGCTCAGATTTAACAATATTCTCAGTACGGCAATCAACTAAGTCTAGATTTAAGGTGTTGCCCCGATCTCCACCTACGGGTAGCCCAGTATAAACTGTACCATTTATGTTGCTTGAAaactttaattttaaatgccGTGATCCACACTGATCACAAGGGTTCGAATTTTCCTGCTCTTTCCTGTGCAATATGTACAAGTCCCACTATCATATAAAAAGCAATGGAAAAAGATAAGAACACAAATTTGTGTATCAAACACCAGCAGGAACAGgattaatgaaaataaaagtagcAAGGACGACGACAATGATGATTAATAATTATAAGTATTAAGAAAAGGACGCTTATCGTTGCCTTGGGCCGGTTGAAATCTCGTCAACTTTCGGTTCAACTCCCTGCAGCCTGTATAGTTTCACTAATTAGATGACAGAAGCTAAGACTGAAAATCAAATCAACAGGGCCCAAAATAAAAAGTAATGGTACTGTTTTTTTAAATCATCTTGTCATGAATAGAAGACATAAACATCAAAGACCAATAAATTAGATGACTATCAGCACAAGAAATTGACCAACATATTCAGAAGCTAATGAACGATGAAGTGAACAAATTCTTGGAAGAGGTAAAGAGAAATTAAATGTCACGCTTAGCTATTAGCACACAATTGTAAGTACAAATAGACCACTAGGATTTTAGGGACATAATGCGATAGCATATATCCTAGAAATAGATCGATTGAGGTTGAAATAAAACACCTAAGTGGCCAAGTTGCAATAATAAGTCACTAACAAATTAACCCTTTTCCCTGCCGAAAAAGAACGATCCCTTGTCAAAATTATTTTGGCACAACAAGAAGTtgcattaaaattattttgacacAAATAACATAATTACGTTGACTTCGTGTGGTATTTGCTCCAAATTCTACTACCTCCGGTCCATCTCATCAACTTAACTGTCTCCATTTTTGGCTTCCAATCTTCAATTGCTAATTGTTAGAGCTAAGGAGGTGATACACAGATTAATGTTCATTGGCAATAAATTAAATGTAACGATTCAGAAACTATACGACAAACCTTATTAGACTAGCTATTAGTTAACCAAGTTTCTATCTCAATATATCAATACTAATAAGCTggagtatatatattatcaaaggagtatatatatatatatatttcgaaAAAAACTACAGTTGTCATTTTCTGAGATTTTTGTGCTAAACAGTCACATGATGTGCTAGTTACTTCTCCGACAACCTGCACAGGGCGAGAAAGTGATGTTAAGACTTTTGAATAACACCAAATATTTTGCTACTAATATTTGGTGAGTCATATTAGCTTCTTCTTAGAAGCTTTTTCTgaattacaaataaataaattaaaatggattgctaaataaaaaagaaaaaggcaacCCTAAAAGGTTCATGAGCCCTATTTTAATAAGGAGTATCACGCTAATTAGGCACAAGAAGCATGTAAACAACTACTATAGTACCAACATATGAAGGTATAAAGACAGGTGTAAGATATAGATTTAATGCAGATGCTACTCACAGCTGGATCAATGCATAGCCGCCTTATTGACTTGAGTAAACGCAAGACTTGGAACACAACCATAACGGACCTGATCATCAACAGCCCAAAATGAAGTAAAACTAGTAGAAGAGAGcaaaattaaatgaaaatttcagtttttaaTCAATACTGTTAATCCCCAGCTGGAACATGCAAATCATTAACGGTATCAGATATTcagaaatactaaataacaccaagcAAGATGAAAAGCGAAGATAATAACAAAAAAGCCAAGATAAAGGGGAAAGAGAGCGAGGGAGAGAGGGCACAGACTTTAGTTTGGGGAGTTTTCTCGTCTTATGAAATGAGGACCAGGTAGGGCCTGAATAACTAGGAGAGAGGCCCATGCACCTTTAGTTTGCaagtgttttttttctttctaaaagctAGTGACTATATTGTTAAAGTAGAAGactagtttttgaaaatgtattttAGTACTAAAGCGAGAGACAGCGCACATAATTTACAGCAAATCGCGATACACAATAAAACCGCGTATGTAGATAAGTTAGCGGCCCATGAAACCGCGTATGTAGATAAGTCAGCGGCCCAACGCTACCGAGAAATATCAGTGAAACCGAAATGCAAACCGAAACCGCGTATGACTACTCTTTTGAAAAGTCATTGTAACTCCAATGgcataggaaaaaaaaacatgaaaggggaaatgaaaaagaTATAGTAAGACAAATAGACAAattcaaaaaagagaaaaacagcAACCAACTTAGGTTAGCATGTAAGAATGGTCGTACAGAATGTTTGATTAAGTTTTCAAAATCTGTTTATATGATCTCCACTTAAATCTTTTGAACCCTATGGACTCTTGCACCTTAATTGATATTTGTTCTTTTCCtcgttttgattttttttgttttactacATAAGGGAAATGAGAGATGAATAGGAGAAGAGAATGCCTGTTAAATTTGAACCCTCCACCTCAATTATGGAAGGGGAGGAGTTCACCAAGTTATCTAGGGCTTTACTCATgttctttcttattttctctttttttcttttccttatcCTTCACATTTgtccttttccttttgtttggaagttgatcaatatatattttAGGCAATTGAAGTTCACCTTCCAATTACTAATCGTACGCAAGCTGTTTCTCTCGATGTCATTGGAATAAGTTATCATTTAGATAATTATACTTTTGTATCTACTTTTGATTATTTTTGTACTAAAATTGTAGTTCGTCGCGCTCCCGTTGTTTTGCAAAACATATGGCTTTTGTGTTTTGATGAGTTCTTTTCTGTATTCTTTCCATATTCTAATTACTTGAAGTctttaaataatttcttttcttgcattttgtGTTACGCCGCTTTAAGAAATAAGAATTGACTGGACCaggaaaaaaaacaagattaagGATTGAAAACTTAATTCGAACCGATGGAAACAGTACTTGAAAAATGAATTGCCTAGAAACTGAAATTTCGCATACGGTTAAATTTGTTTAATTATATGTTAATGTGTTTAGAGTTTATGCATACTTGTGCAGTTAGATTTTAAATTTGTATGGAGtaatatttagtattttgtttAATGGCACCAACTCCGCGAATAAATTAATGTCTGCAATTGGTTTAGTTCTTATTCATTTTTAGAtatactatttttaaaaaaattaaatttagccATGATGgcctttttattaattaataattttagaTATACTATCAAACTTTGATTGAAAGTTATAATTTCCCACTTCTCTCAGTGCATGCTATATCCGTCGTAAAGATGCTTGAATTGATTTAGAAttattaaatatctagattagactAATACTAGCAATCGCACGGGCCGAACATGTCTATTTACTTTAATTAgccagtctttaaggtttgtattttgaaaataattttttgaaaacattctaattgttattatatatagcaagatatacaaaatgtattttatgtaccatcaccTTAGTacgttataattaaaaaatggagtttaaaatttaaaaacatatgatggaattaagtctttgagatgtaAAGAGTCGaacttttttctcattgtcatgacaatgaaagttgttcatcgatgtgaaaaagaaaattagtaagaatatgtggaaaaattaataatttaaaaaatggagtttaaaatttaaacacatatgatgaaattaagtctttgagatggaaagagtcagACTTTTgtctcattgtcatgacaataaaagttgttcattgatgtgaagaagaaaattagtaagaatatgagggaaaattaatattttgattctagattttttcttttaaattcgttaatatcttatatgtataccgacagaTTGATAttcatttcaattaattaactgttcatatccaaaaataagaaccattgttgtatatattggattttttaaaagcaaaactaataaaatatttttgttaaattaattaagaaatatattataattttgtatattaacaattatagataaaaggaattgttacaaagaaatccaaattagaaagatataataatcagggaatgcaaaggagagtaaataagtaaagtatcAACAGAGAATGAAAACGAGGATAAAAATCACTCCCTCCCTTCACATTTACTTGTCgacattaaaaaaaagaaatttttgttcttcttattttatccttcacattaattactttttttttttcaaatcattttccgaGGCTATTGAGattatacaccaataaatatggatattatgataaaatatatagttCATTtataattcttaaagaacgtgaaaagtcaaaagtggacaagtgaCAGTGCATGGAGGGAATaaatatgtgtaggagaattaaaattaaagtacatacatgtatacatgagaagagaataaatactcagtactatgacatatgtccaagtgagataaaaaagtagttggttaaactgtacaatttatataacttttggtacaaattttcgttgctattgttcatcctctctccaataaataaattctaatcaaaattgactattttcaagaacatttattactacgggtaagatgggaaagatgtgattaattttatcttgattttgtaaatgaataagtaatttggacatatatttttagtaatgtggccaagtaatatgagaaaagaaatttttgttcttattattaattttacccttcacattaattactcattttcaaatcattttcgaaggctattgagacttacaccaataaatattaatattatggtaaaatatatactctctccgtctcatattacttgtcacttttccttttgcatgcctcttaagaaatcataaataaaagatgtattttactatcttacccctaTCCCTCTCCAATAAATACGTTCTAAtcaaattgactattttcaagaacatttattaagggtaagatgggaaagatttaattaattttatcttggttttgtaaatgacaagcaatttggacatatatatatatatatatatatatatatatatatatatatatatatatgtattagtaatgttaagtacttcatttatgaacaagtaaaaatgtacgaagaaattaaatatgtgtcagagaattaaaatcaaagtgcatatgtgtatacatgaggagagaataaatattcagtactatgacatatgtccacgtggataaaaaagtagtgggttaagaacaaataaaagtgcacggaggaaataaatatgtgtcggagaattaaatttgggGTGCATACGTCTGTACATGAggataaaataaatactcagtacaatgacatatatccacgtgggataaaagtacaatttatatagtttatggtacaagcattcattgcagGTACAATTTttaaagcttttggtacaaacGAATGTtaagtacttcatttatgaataagtaaaagtgcacaaaggaaataaatatgtgttagagaattaaaattggagtgcatatgtgtatacatgaggagATAATAAATATTCGAAAAGTAATGTTGAGTACTtcattcatgaaataaatatgtgtcggcgaattaaatttgaagtgcatatgtgtatgtatgaggatagaataaatattcagtacctATGTCCACGTGAATAAagaagtagttggttaaagtgtacaatttatatagcttttggtacaagcagAGGCGGATTTATGTGGATGGATGGGGATGCCACGGCACCCGGACCGCTTGGCTGAAACTTGGTATATATATGCGGATATGTATaagaaatgaaatatatataagtcTTGCCACCCCCAAGAACAAAAGAGTGAAAAGTGCCCGGGGCAAAGTGGCATAACTCGCCACTCTTGAGATCGAAGATCGAACCTCGCGTGCGTACCAttttgcatgtttttttttttccgtgcaCGCTTCAGCTCTATACTTTTTCAGTTTTTGTATCTTTAATTCTTTTTGCTTGCTATTCTTTGTTAATCCAAATTAACTCTTTTATGCTTTAATTAATTCTTGGCTCTTTTTACATCCTCTTTCTTTAAGTATTAATCTCTTTAAGTGCGTTAGTGCGTATCCTATATCAATAAGTACATAAACAAGCCCTTTAACTTGGCGCGAGCTGGCAACTATGACCTTAAACTTTGCtagtgcacaagtaggcacttAAACTTGCCAAAGGT
The sequence above is a segment of the Lycium ferocissimum isolate CSIRO_LF1 unplaced genomic scaffold, AGI_CSIRO_Lferr_CH_V1 ctg45, whole genome shotgun sequence genome. Coding sequences within it:
- the LOC132044433 gene encoding calmodulin-binding protein 60 A-like, whose product is MGLSPSYSGPTWSSFHKTRKLPKLKSVMVVFQVLRLLKSIRRLCIDPAGVEPKVDEISTGPRKEQENSNPCDQCGSRHLKLKFSSNINGTVYTGLPVGGDRGNTLNLDLVDCRTENIVKSEPEASAEVEIVVLEKDFASCTGDKSLIRGDPHVRLKDGTVSVSHISFKHTKNPMRKRELRLGARAVHPYDIGTRIKEAATEPFFVMDRRSMPKSKRPLNLDDQVWKLQTIGNDGTYHDRLMKENIKTVRDLLIQYFLNRDNLLKIIGRHMCVKKLDAAVNQAKSKLDLKRYVYPSAHSQESVPVVFSDVGELLGIYQEGQFLSVEKLTGPHKAYAMELVKTAFQDGQNSKVLDDDTIKLFCSSYSSNVVGPMEAVALDGSNGFSSEAYYPAETLQQQVSNANYMPGTIIINNYDSTSQINSLETLVGEVPGPLLYDNSIYYPLPESIWNF